The Williamsia sp. DF01-3 genome has a window encoding:
- the hemQ gene encoding hydrogen peroxide-dependent heme synthase gives MTRLDYAELNATVRYLMFSVFSVRPGELGDDRDEAISDARQFFDSLEAKGVVVRGVYDVSGLRADADFMIWWHSEEVEQIQAAYADFRRTTILGRASNAVWSNVALHRPAEFNKSHIPAFLAGEEPGKYICVYPFVRSYEWYLLPDAERRTMLADHGKQARGYKDVRANTVSSFALGDYEWLLAFEAPELHRIVDLMRDLRATEARMHVREETPFFTGPRVDVDKLITALP, from the coding sequence ATGACGCGCCTGGACTATGCAGAACTCAACGCCACTGTTCGTTACCTCATGTTCTCGGTCTTCTCGGTTCGGCCGGGCGAGCTGGGCGACGATCGGGACGAGGCGATCAGCGACGCCCGCCAGTTCTTCGACTCGCTCGAAGCCAAAGGTGTTGTGGTTCGCGGTGTGTACGACGTCTCGGGTCTGCGGGCCGACGCAGACTTCATGATCTGGTGGCATTCGGAAGAGGTCGAGCAGATCCAGGCCGCCTACGCCGATTTCCGCCGGACCACCATCCTCGGCCGTGCCAGCAACGCAGTGTGGAGCAACGTGGCGCTGCACAGGCCCGCAGAGTTCAACAAGAGCCACATCCCGGCGTTCCTCGCGGGTGAGGAACCGGGCAAGTACATCTGCGTGTACCCGTTCGTCCGCTCGTACGAGTGGTACCTGCTGCCCGATGCCGAACGACGCACCATGCTCGCCGATCACGGCAAGCAGGCACGCGGATACAAGGACGTCCGGGCGAACACCGTGTCGTCGTTTGCCCTCGGCGACTACGAGTGGTTGTTGGCGTTCGAAGCGCCCGAGCTGCATCGGATCGTCGACCTGATGCGCGATCTACGCGCCACCGAGGCGCGGATGCACGTGCGCGAGGAGACCCCGTTCTTCACCGGCCCGCGCGTCGACGTCGACAAGCTCATCACCGCTCTGCCCTGA
- a CDS encoding glycosyltransferase family 87 protein — protein MVLWPVAILMVFQRTVILGVDGDRTDDFSPVYRAALAFLRNEPIYTENYNTVDPHYLYPPSGTLLMAPLGYIDPERARWLFIFVSAAVLVLCAYLITRMFGYSVRSWVMPVVLFVFFLSETVSHTLIFVNFNAFVLLGELLFMMLALKRKDLWAGVPLGLTLAVKPVLAVLLLLPLLNRQWKVFVGAIGVPLLLTALAWPLSADPRSFVSRTAPYLFEARDYYNSSIVGNAAYFGVQTWLVVLLRIAFVLMAAFSLWFLYRYYRTIDELLWMSTSAGVLLCTSWLVGSLGQGYYSMLLFPLLMTVFMRGSAIRTWPAWLGVYGCFTFDGFYSDRWEAFGRAIEYNKVTWGWSLLMIAVFCALLFRYLDLRKSGDHEIPGTRTRPAAAVGA, from the coding sequence ATGGTGCTCTGGCCCGTCGCAATCCTCATGGTGTTTCAGCGCACGGTGATCCTGGGCGTGGACGGCGACCGCACAGACGACTTCTCGCCGGTATATCGCGCCGCGCTGGCGTTCCTGCGCAACGAGCCGATCTACACCGAGAACTACAACACGGTCGACCCTCACTACCTGTACCCGCCGTCGGGAACGCTGCTGATGGCTCCGCTGGGCTACATCGACCCCGAGCGAGCGCGATGGCTGTTCATCTTCGTCTCCGCCGCCGTGCTCGTACTGTGCGCGTATCTGATCACCCGCATGTTCGGGTACTCGGTCCGGTCGTGGGTGATGCCCGTTGTGCTGTTCGTCTTCTTCCTGTCCGAGACGGTGTCGCACACTCTGATCTTCGTGAACTTCAACGCCTTCGTGTTGCTCGGTGAGCTGCTGTTCATGATGTTGGCGCTCAAGCGGAAAGACCTGTGGGCGGGTGTCCCTCTCGGTCTCACCCTCGCGGTCAAGCCAGTTCTTGCCGTGCTGCTGTTGCTCCCTCTGCTCAACCGTCAGTGGAAGGTGTTCGTGGGTGCGATCGGGGTCCCGCTCCTGCTGACCGCGCTTGCGTGGCCGCTGTCCGCCGACCCCCGGTCTTTCGTGAGCCGCACCGCGCCGTACCTCTTCGAGGCGCGCGACTACTACAACAGTTCGATCGTCGGCAATGCCGCCTACTTCGGCGTGCAGACCTGGCTCGTGGTGTTGTTGCGGATCGCCTTTGTCCTGATGGCCGCCTTCAGCCTGTGGTTCCTGTACCGCTACTACCGCACCATCGACGAACTTCTGTGGATGAGCACTTCGGCCGGTGTACTGCTGTGCACGTCGTGGCTGGTCGGCTCGCTGGGCCAGGGCTACTACTCGATGTTGCTGTTCCCGCTGCTGATGACGGTGTTCATGCGGGGCTCGGCCATTCGGACTTGGCCGGCCTGGCTCGGTGTCTACGGGTGCTTCACATTCGACGGGTTCTACTCGGATCGCTGGGAGGCGTTCGGGCGGGCGATCGAGTACAACAAGGTGACCTGGGGCTGGTCACTGCTCATGATCGCGGTGTTCTGCGCGCTGCTGTTCCGGTATCTGGATCTTCGCAAGTCCGGGGATCACGAGATCCCCGGAACCCGAACGCGGCCCGCAGCCGCCGTCGGCGCATGA
- a CDS encoding alpha/beta hydrolase, with protein sequence MQRALVTTDDRTGRMWSLSRPDRSARRRSLRLLAAAMVAVGILTGCTAGPDPGPDLVIEENNGGGQAPTTTPPPPSLEVPKQDLAWRECGDDLQERFPGTDLPPGITFECGNFENSVTPGTQSIDTVTVSAVRARSADTPADAAPLVLTSGTDIPSTRTLLSLAQGGGRNLLSAHPVVAVDRRGTGASTPLDCMTNLERNTLLNNGFSTSSADYPARVERLAAAGTSASDGCTEILSPHQVQFTGNNAAADLEKLRTVWQVDRIGIAGVGEGAAVALAYAGLYTDHLARLILDTPAPYSTNAQTTGQQIAEGTGAALGLFADQCRAISCSLGADPGVVIAGLLDRARTGGLDGIADTDVLAALTTTIALAPGDRATVITTAADMLSAADGGALGTLRTAIAQARALRGTDGQLLSQCNDTSEPVGRNQIDGLIAEWGRQYPLTGAGTALGLLRCNGFPAGAAPPTIGEIPVPVLMFTGSGDTINGPTASDGINGALIGAGATSSILSWEGLGYSVLAHSDCAGEAAIAYARSGEPPAPGACPA encoded by the coding sequence ATGCAGCGCGCTCTTGTGACCACAGACGACCGCACCGGCCGGATGTGGTCGCTCAGCCGCCCGGATCGTTCAGCCCGTCGACGCTCACTGCGCCTGCTGGCGGCAGCGATGGTGGCGGTGGGCATCCTCACCGGATGTACGGCCGGTCCCGATCCCGGGCCCGATCTGGTCATCGAAGAGAACAACGGCGGAGGGCAGGCCCCGACGACCACGCCGCCGCCACCGAGCCTCGAAGTCCCCAAACAGGATCTGGCATGGCGAGAGTGCGGCGACGATCTGCAGGAGCGGTTTCCCGGGACCGATCTCCCACCGGGCATCACGTTCGAGTGCGGCAATTTCGAGAACTCGGTGACTCCGGGCACCCAGAGCATCGACACCGTGACGGTCTCGGCTGTCCGAGCACGGTCGGCCGACACGCCCGCCGACGCTGCTCCGCTGGTGCTGACCTCCGGCACCGACATACCGTCCACCCGCACACTGCTCAGCTTGGCGCAGGGTGGCGGTCGCAACCTGTTGTCGGCGCATCCCGTGGTCGCTGTCGACCGGCGAGGGACCGGCGCGTCGACGCCGCTCGACTGTATGACGAACCTGGAACGAAACACGCTCCTGAACAACGGCTTCAGCACCTCATCCGCTGACTACCCGGCGCGCGTGGAACGACTGGCCGCCGCGGGGACGTCGGCGTCGGACGGTTGTACGGAAATCCTGAGCCCGCACCAGGTGCAATTCACCGGCAACAATGCGGCAGCCGATCTCGAGAAGCTGCGCACGGTATGGCAGGTGGACCGGATCGGTATCGCAGGCGTCGGGGAAGGCGCAGCTGTGGCACTGGCCTACGCAGGGCTCTACACCGACCACCTGGCCCGGCTCATCCTCGACACGCCGGCGCCGTACTCGACCAACGCCCAGACCACCGGGCAACAGATCGCCGAGGGCACCGGCGCTGCACTCGGCTTGTTCGCCGATCAGTGCCGGGCCATCAGCTGCTCCCTCGGCGCCGACCCCGGCGTCGTCATCGCCGGCCTGCTCGACCGGGCGCGTACCGGCGGCCTCGACGGGATCGCCGATACCGACGTCCTGGCGGCACTGACCACCACCATCGCGCTCGCGCCCGGCGACCGGGCCACCGTCATCACCACAGCCGCCGACATGCTCAGTGCAGCCGACGGCGGCGCTCTCGGCACCCTGCGCACGGCGATAGCTCAGGCCAGGGCCCTGCGTGGCACCGACGGTCAGCTGTTGTCGCAGTGCAACGACACCTCTGAACCCGTCGGGCGCAACCAGATCGACGGGCTGATCGCCGAATGGGGTCGGCAATATCCACTGACCGGTGCCGGCACGGCACTGGGCCTCCTGCGGTGCAACGGCTTCCCCGCCGGCGCCGCCCCTCCGACCATCGGCGAGATCCCCGTGCCGGTGCTGATGTTCACCGGCTCCGGCGACACCATCAACGGGCCCACCGCGTCCGACGGCATCAACGGCGCCTTGATCGGCGCCGGTGCCACGTCATCGATTCTCTCGTGGGAAGGCCTCGGCTACTCGGTGCTGGCGCACTCGGACTGTGCCGGGGAAGCGGCCATCGCCTACGCCCGCTCGGGTGAACCACCCGCTCCCGGTGCGTGTCCGGCCTGA
- a CDS encoding pyrimidine reductase family protein, with product MYPLRKATQLTTGDLDDKALAALYAYPEGQTGVARVRANMIASIDGMATVAGRSGALGSSGDQRLFSVLRALADVIVVGARTAVTEGYGPVRPHPLLGELRTAEGRPAAAALALVSNTLTIPVPGEGDFTLAPSTIVLTCRSAPAGARAQLRDAGATVVDCGDEEVDPAQAIGYLADRGLTQILCEGGPALLGSLLDRDLVDELCVTVSPSVTAGGGKHMTAGSDAVRGMRRAHVLADDEDYLYLRWVRDQE from the coding sequence GTGTACCCACTGCGCAAAGCGACCCAGCTCACAACCGGCGACCTCGACGACAAGGCGCTCGCCGCCCTCTACGCCTATCCGGAGGGTCAGACGGGCGTTGCCCGGGTACGCGCCAACATGATCGCGTCGATCGATGGGATGGCAACGGTCGCAGGGCGATCCGGAGCCCTGGGGTCGTCGGGTGACCAGCGGTTGTTCTCGGTTCTGCGGGCACTGGCCGACGTCATCGTGGTGGGTGCCCGCACCGCTGTCACCGAGGGATACGGGCCGGTTCGGCCACACCCTTTGCTCGGAGAGCTGCGCACGGCCGAGGGCCGGCCGGCGGCCGCGGCGCTCGCCCTGGTGAGCAACACGCTCACCATTCCGGTTCCCGGAGAGGGTGATTTCACTCTCGCACCGAGCACCATCGTCCTCACCTGCCGTTCGGCCCCCGCAGGCGCTCGCGCTCAGCTGCGCGACGCCGGGGCGACCGTCGTCGACTGCGGCGACGAGGAAGTCGATCCGGCACAGGCGATCGGGTACCTTGCCGACCGCGGCCTGACGCAGATCTTGTGCGAGGGCGGGCCGGCCCTGCTCGGTTCGCTGCTCGACAGAGATCTGGTCGACGAGCTCTGCGTGACGGTCAGCCCCAGCGTCACTGCGGGTGGCGGCAAGCACATGACGGCCGGTTCGGACGCGGTACGTGGAATGCGACGTGCCCACGTCCTCGCCGACGACGAGGACTACCTGTACCTGCGCTGGGTGCGCGATCAGGAGTGA
- a CDS encoding GNAT family N-acetyltransferase translates to MSGPEILVNFTDDPTDADQLAEVAAATFPLACPPDLSADDVAHFIATTLSGQHFGTYLSEPDHHVLKATDSASGAIVGYALLIDSEPEDTDVLAAIPERPLTMVSKLYVLPGFHGGAVSAALMSAALAHAAEQGSARIWLGVNEQNRRAQRFYEKMGFTIVGRKSFVVGGKRCNDYVLARTPPPTSDLH, encoded by the coding sequence GTGAGCGGTCCCGAAATACTGGTGAACTTCACCGACGATCCCACCGACGCCGACCAATTGGCGGAGGTCGCGGCCGCGACCTTCCCACTGGCCTGCCCGCCGGATCTGAGCGCCGACGACGTCGCGCACTTCATCGCGACCACATTGTCGGGCCAGCACTTCGGCACATATCTCAGCGAGCCCGATCACCACGTCCTGAAGGCAACGGACAGCGCCTCCGGTGCCATCGTGGGCTACGCACTCCTCATCGACTCCGAACCCGAGGACACCGACGTCCTGGCGGCCATTCCGGAACGTCCGCTGACGATGGTGTCGAAGTTGTACGTGCTACCCGGCTTTCACGGCGGAGCGGTGTCCGCGGCGTTGATGTCGGCAGCGCTCGCGCACGCCGCGGAGCAGGGCAGCGCGCGCATCTGGCTCGGCGTGAACGAGCAGAACCGCCGAGCACAACGGTTCTACGAGAAGATGGGTTTCACGATCGTGGGGCGCAAGTCATTTGTCGTCGGCGGCAAGCGCTGCAACGATTACGTGCTGGCGCGCACTCCCCCGCCGACGTCCGATCTGCATTGA
- a CDS encoding TIGR02611 family protein: protein MPDDAKVDVDEERPQGGILSAIGNKRDQIREQRRLNLIYRCCVGVVGTGVLLVGIAAIPYPGPGWLIVFAGLGILASEFDWARRLLHFARSKYDAWMDWIKKQHWTVQAAFAILTCAIVLLTLWLLGALEMAAGWIGLDWSWLKSPIL from the coding sequence ATGCCTGATGACGCGAAAGTCGATGTCGACGAAGAACGGCCCCAGGGCGGGATACTCTCCGCGATCGGCAACAAGCGTGACCAGATTCGGGAGCAGCGCCGCCTGAATCTCATCTACCGCTGTTGTGTCGGTGTGGTCGGAACGGGCGTACTTCTCGTGGGCATCGCGGCGATCCCGTACCCCGGTCCCGGATGGCTGATCGTGTTCGCCGGTCTGGGCATCCTCGCGTCCGAGTTCGACTGGGCGCGCCGCCTGCTCCATTTCGCGCGCAGCAAGTACGACGCATGGATGGACTGGATCAAGAAGCAGCACTGGACGGTCCAGGCGGCGTTCGCCATCCTGACCTGCGCCATCGTGCTCCTGACGCTCTGGCTCCTCGGCGCCCTCGAGATGGCGGCCGGCTGGATCGGTCTCGATTGGTCGTGGCTGAAGAGCCCGATTCTGTAA
- the thrS gene encoding threonine--tRNA ligase, whose protein sequence is MPENAAATPPATITVAAGTTAGAALRDSGHPNKGPEAIVVVRDAEGTLRDLSWSPTSDTVVEPVAANTEDGRSVIRHSAAHVLAQAVQDLDPKAKLGIGPPIENGFYYDFDVEDPFTPDDLTALEKKMKQIIKSGQRFSRRVYESVDEAKAELAGEPYKLELVDDKGSADDPEVMEVGGGELTAYDNLNPRTGERIWGDLCRGPHVPTTKYITAFKLTRSSAAYWRGDQDNADLQRIYGTAWESAEAMDAYLELLAEAERRDHRKLGAELDLFSFPDALGSGLPVFHPKGGIIRKELEDYSRQRHIAEGYEFVNTPHITKSNLYEISGHLDWYRDGMFPAMHLDAELDDDGEVRKPGQDYYLKPMNCPMHNLIFNARGRSYRELPLRLFEFGSVYRYEKSGVIHGLTRVRGMTQDDAHIYCTREQMRAELTTTLNFVLGLLKDYGLDDFYLELSTRDPKKSVGSDEVWEEATATLAEVGEASGLRLVPDPGGAAFYGPKISVQVKDALGRNWQMSTIQLDFNLPERFEMEYTGADGSKHRPVMIHRALFGSIERFFGVLTEHYAGAFPAWLSPVQVVGIPVADAFVPHLDGVVAQLRSLGVRAEVDGSDDRMQKKIRNHTTGKVPFMLLAGERDVEAGAVSFRFRDGTQVNGVPVADAVTLIADWVAQRRNESPTAELVATPAADAAGEAR, encoded by the coding sequence GTGCCCGAGAACGCCGCCGCCACGCCCCCCGCCACGATCACGGTGGCGGCCGGGACCACTGCGGGGGCGGCTCTGCGCGACAGCGGTCATCCCAACAAGGGGCCGGAGGCGATCGTCGTGGTCCGCGACGCGGAAGGGACGCTTCGCGACCTGTCGTGGTCGCCCACGAGCGACACCGTGGTCGAGCCGGTCGCGGCCAACACCGAAGACGGACGCAGCGTCATCAGGCACTCGGCTGCACATGTGCTGGCGCAGGCGGTTCAGGATCTGGACCCCAAGGCGAAACTCGGGATCGGACCGCCGATCGAGAACGGTTTCTACTACGACTTCGATGTCGAGGACCCGTTCACGCCCGACGACCTGACCGCGCTCGAGAAGAAGATGAAGCAGATCATCAAGTCCGGTCAGCGCTTCTCCAGGCGCGTGTACGAGTCGGTCGACGAGGCGAAGGCCGAATTGGCCGGGGAACCTTACAAGCTCGAATTGGTCGACGACAAGGGTTCGGCCGACGACCCCGAGGTGATGGAGGTCGGGGGCGGCGAACTCACCGCCTACGACAACCTCAATCCTCGCACCGGCGAACGGATCTGGGGCGATCTCTGCCGGGGTCCGCACGTGCCCACCACGAAGTACATCACCGCGTTCAAGCTGACCCGTAGTTCGGCGGCATACTGGCGCGGCGACCAGGACAACGCGGACCTGCAGCGCATCTACGGCACGGCCTGGGAATCGGCCGAGGCGATGGACGCCTACCTCGAGTTGCTGGCCGAGGCCGAACGCCGCGACCACCGAAAGCTCGGTGCCGAACTCGATCTGTTCAGCTTCCCCGACGCGCTGGGCTCGGGGCTGCCCGTGTTCCATCCCAAGGGCGGCATCATCCGCAAGGAGCTCGAGGACTACTCCCGTCAGCGGCACATCGCCGAGGGCTACGAGTTCGTGAACACCCCGCACATCACCAAGAGCAACCTGTACGAGATCTCCGGTCACCTCGACTGGTACCGCGATGGCATGTTTCCGGCCATGCACCTCGACGCCGAACTGGACGACGACGGCGAGGTGCGCAAGCCCGGCCAGGACTACTACCTCAAGCCGATGAACTGCCCGATGCACAACCTGATCTTCAATGCGCGAGGCCGCTCCTATCGGGAGTTGCCACTGCGGCTCTTCGAGTTCGGGTCGGTGTACCGGTACGAGAAGTCAGGAGTCATCCACGGCCTCACCAGGGTTCGCGGGATGACTCAGGACGACGCGCACATCTACTGCACGCGCGAACAGATGCGGGCCGAGCTCACCACCACCCTGAACTTCGTACTCGGGCTGCTCAAGGACTACGGCCTCGACGATTTCTACCTCGAACTGTCGACCAGGGATCCGAAGAAGTCCGTGGGTTCGGACGAGGTCTGGGAAGAGGCGACGGCCACCCTCGCCGAGGTCGGCGAGGCATCCGGTCTGCGGTTGGTGCCCGATCCCGGTGGCGCCGCGTTCTATGGTCCGAAGATCTCGGTGCAGGTCAAGGACGCACTGGGCCGAAACTGGCAGATGTCGACCATTCAGCTCGACTTCAATCTGCCGGAGCGATTCGAGATGGAGTACACCGGTGCCGACGGGTCCAAGCACCGGCCGGTGATGATCCACCGAGCGTTGTTCGGCTCTATCGAGCGGTTCTTCGGTGTGCTCACCGAGCACTACGCCGGTGCCTTCCCGGCGTGGCTGTCCCCGGTACAGGTTGTCGGGATCCCGGTCGCGGACGCGTTCGTTCCCCATCTCGACGGCGTTGTGGCACAGCTGCGGTCGCTCGGCGTTCGTGCCGAGGTCGACGGTTCGGACGACCGGATGCAGAAGAAGATCCGCAATCACACAACCGGCAAGGTGCCGTTCATGTTGCTGGCTGGCGAACGTGACGTGGAGGCCGGCGCCGTCAGTTTCCGTTTCCGTGACGGCACACAGGTCAACGGGGTTCCGGTCGCAGACGCGGTCACCCTGATCGCCGACTGGGTCGCCCAGCGTCGCAACGAGTCCCCGACCGCCGAACTGGTCGCGACGCCTGCCGCCGACGCTGCCGGGGAGGCCCGGTGA
- a CDS encoding HIT domain-containing protein, with protein sequence MTHTDNPGVIRDQGPGDPDRLQRLWSPHRMSYITAAPRSGVDPDGDDTTSAKSVHPFLDIPRMSDEAGLMVARGESVYAVLNLYPYNPGHTMIVPYRQVADLEDLTEVESRELMVFTQKMIRAIKAVSNPDAFNVGLNLGAAAGGSLAEHLHQHVVPRWGGDANFITVVGETKVMPQLLRDTRTLLADAWRRLEDGT encoded by the coding sequence GTGACCCACACCGACAACCCCGGCGTCATCCGCGACCAGGGGCCGGGCGACCCGGACCGGCTTCAGCGGCTGTGGAGCCCGCACCGGATGTCGTACATCACGGCTGCCCCGCGATCGGGTGTGGACCCGGACGGCGACGACACCACGTCCGCCAAGTCCGTCCACCCATTCCTCGACATCCCTCGGATGTCGGACGAGGCCGGGCTGATGGTCGCCCGAGGTGAATCGGTCTACGCGGTGCTCAACCTCTATCCCTACAACCCCGGGCACACGATGATCGTGCCGTACCGGCAGGTCGCCGACCTCGAAGACCTCACAGAGGTCGAGAGCCGTGAACTGATGGTGTTCACGCAGAAGATGATTCGCGCGATCAAAGCGGTCTCCAATCCGGACGCGTTCAACGTCGGACTCAATCTCGGTGCCGCAGCCGGTGGTTCGCTGGCCGAACACCTGCACCAGCATGTGGTTCCGCGCTGGGGTGGCGACGCCAATTTCATCACGGTGGTCGGGGAGACAAAGGTGATGCCGCAGCTGCTGCGCGACACCAGGACTCTGCTCGCCGACGCCTGGCGACGACTCGAGGACGGAACATGA
- a CDS encoding glycosyltransferase family 4 protein, with product MKIGMICPYSFDIPGGVQAHVMELAQVFIDRGHTVSVLAPAGHDKKLPGYVVSVGEALAIPYNGSVARIAFGPKAYHKLRSWLRDEKFDVLHVHEPNSPSVSMLSLMVAQGPIVTTFHTSTTKSLILSIFQGILRPYHERIAGKIAVSELARRWQMESLGSDAVEIPNGVHTAMFAGAQPLDGYPHPGRTVLFLGRFDEPRKGVDVLIRALPAVVARFPDVRVLVVGGGHQRTLRGKAGDLADHLVFLGQVDDDVKARALRSADVYCAPNLGGESFGIVLVEAMAAGTAVVASKLDAFRRVLDDGQAGVLVEVGDADQLAQGIISVLGDDDGRAAMVRRARDRAARYDWSEVADQILRVYDTVVVGAGKVVVSD from the coding sequence ATGAAGATCGGCATGATCTGCCCGTACTCGTTCGACATCCCGGGCGGTGTGCAGGCCCACGTCATGGAACTGGCGCAGGTCTTCATCGATCGTGGACACACGGTGAGCGTTCTCGCGCCCGCCGGACACGACAAGAAACTGCCCGGCTATGTGGTGTCGGTCGGTGAGGCGCTGGCCATTCCGTACAACGGATCGGTCGCCCGGATCGCCTTCGGCCCCAAGGCCTATCACAAATTGCGATCCTGGCTTCGGGACGAGAAGTTCGACGTCCTCCATGTGCACGAGCCGAACTCGCCGAGTGTCTCGATGTTGTCGCTGATGGTCGCTCAGGGCCCGATCGTCACCACTTTTCACACATCCACGACGAAGTCGTTGATACTCAGCATCTTTCAGGGAATCCTTCGTCCCTACCACGAACGCATCGCCGGTAAGATCGCCGTCTCCGAACTCGCCCGACGTTGGCAGATGGAATCTCTGGGTTCGGACGCGGTGGAGATCCCGAACGGGGTTCACACGGCCATGTTCGCCGGGGCCCAACCGCTTGACGGGTATCCGCACCCCGGTAGAACCGTGCTGTTCCTCGGTCGATTCGACGAACCACGCAAGGGTGTCGACGTGTTGATCAGGGCACTGCCCGCTGTGGTGGCACGCTTCCCGGACGTGCGTGTCCTGGTCGTCGGCGGAGGTCACCAGCGAACGTTGCGGGGCAAAGCCGGCGACCTTGCCGACCACCTCGTATTCCTCGGCCAGGTCGATGACGACGTCAAAGCCCGCGCCCTGCGTTCCGCGGACGTGTACTGCGCTCCCAACCTCGGCGGTGAGAGTTTCGGCATCGTGCTCGTGGAAGCCATGGCCGCCGGTACCGCCGTGGTGGCGAGCAAGCTGGACGCGTTCCGGCGGGTGCTCGACGACGGGCAGGCCGGTGTGCTGGTCGAGGTGGGGGACGCCGACCAACTCGCTCAGGGGATCATCTCCGTTCTCGGTGATGACGACGGCCGGGCCGCGATGGTCCGCCGTGCACGCGATCGTGCCGCCCGCTACGACTGGTCCGAGGTCGCCGACCAGATCCTGCGTGTGTACGACACCGTCGTCGTCGGGGCCGGCAAGGTCGTCGTCTCCGATTGA
- the pdxS gene encoding pyridoxal 5'-phosphate synthase lyase subunit PdxS has translation MGASGKCRTGTARVKRGMAEMLKGGVIMDVVTAEQAKIAEDAGAVAVMALERVPADIRAQGGVSRMSDPDMIDGIISAVSIPVMAKARIGHFVEAQILQSLGVDYIDESEVLTPADYANHIDKWQFTVPFVCGATNLGEALRRLTEGAGMIRSKGEAGTGDVSNATTHMRKIRDEIRRLTSLPKDELFVAAKELQAPYDLVVEVAELGKLPVTLFTAGGIATPADAAMMMQLGAEGVFVGSGIFKSGNPAERAAAIVQATTFYDDPDVLAKVSRGLGEAMVGINVDDIPQPHRLAERGW, from the coding sequence ATCGGTGCCAGCGGAAAGTGCCGCACCGGTACCGCGCGGGTCAAGCGTGGCATGGCCGAGATGCTCAAGGGCGGCGTGATCATGGACGTCGTGACAGCCGAGCAGGCCAAGATCGCCGAGGACGCGGGCGCTGTCGCAGTCATGGCCCTCGAGCGGGTACCGGCCGACATCCGTGCACAGGGCGGGGTCTCGCGGATGAGCGACCCCGACATGATCGACGGGATCATCTCGGCAGTGTCCATCCCGGTGATGGCCAAGGCTCGCATCGGACATTTTGTCGAAGCCCAGATCCTCCAGAGCCTCGGTGTCGACTACATCGACGAGTCAGAGGTGCTGACCCCGGCCGACTACGCCAACCACATCGACAAGTGGCAGTTCACCGTGCCGTTCGTGTGCGGTGCAACCAACCTGGGCGAGGCGCTCCGCAGGCTCACCGAGGGCGCCGGGATGATCCGGTCCAAGGGTGAGGCGGGCACGGGCGACGTCTCGAACGCCACCACACACATGCGCAAGATCCGCGACGAGATCCGGCGGCTGACCTCATTGCCCAAGGACGAACTGTTCGTGGCCGCCAAGGAGCTGCAGGCGCCGTACGACCTGGTCGTCGAAGTTGCCGAGCTGGGCAAATTGCCCGTCACGCTGTTCACCGCCGGGGGCATCGCCACCCCTGCGGACGCGGCGATGATGATGCAGTTGGGCGCCGAGGGCGTCTTCGTGGGATCGGGAATCTTCAAGTCCGGCAATCCCGCGGAGCGCGCTGCCGCGATCGTGCAGGCAACGACGTTCTACGACGATCCCGATGTGCTCGCGAAGGTGTCGCGTGGACTGGGTGAGGCGATGGTCGGTATCAATGTCGACGACATCCCACAACCCCATCGACTTGCCGAGCGCGGCTGGTGA